One stretch of Malus domestica chromosome 14, GDT2T_hap1 DNA includes these proteins:
- the LOC114821180 gene encoding loganic acid O-methyltransferase-like isoform X1, which yields MECFLNARAQEIADGGMMVLVIPGRPNTLPHSNSLVNVSFQLIGSCLMDMARKGLVSEEKVDTFNIPVYIMTSQELEAAVERNEHFSLDKLETIPRTLVSSTVSPIQLVVSHMRAGSEGMIKQQFGEEILDELFDLYLKKLEEQSSIIASGTETAITFLAVLKRK from the exons ATGGAGTGCTTTCTGAATGCCAGGGCACAAGAGATTGCAGACGGAGGAATGATGGTTCTTGTCATTCCAGGCCGGCCCAATACTCTCCCTCATTCTAATTCTTTGGTAAACGTGTCCTTTCAACTTATAGGGTCTTGTCTCATGGACATGGCTAGGAAG GGATTAGTAAGTGAAGAGAAAGTAGATACATTTAACATTCCTGTGTATATCATGACTTCCCAAGAACTGGAAGCTGCTGTAGAAAGAAATGAACATTTTAGTTTAGACAAGTTGGAAACAATACCTCGCACTCTGGTATCTTCCACTGTCTCTCCAATCCAACTCGTTGTATCTCACATGAGAGCTGGCTCTGAGGGAATGATCAAGCAGCAATTCGGAGAAGAAATCTTAGATGAGCTCTTTGACTTGTATCTCAAGAAACTTGAAGAGCAATCCTCCATCATTGCGTCAGGGACTGAAACTGCAATTACCTTTCTTGCCGTGCTGAAGCGCAAGTAA
- the LOC114821180 gene encoding loganic acid O-methyltransferase-like isoform X2, with translation MAAVEETSKFSEAYPMKGGDGPNSYANNSTFQKGYVDAAKELLSKAVAEKLNTDVLLSSNTFCIADLGCSVGPNTFIAVENILEAVEFKFQSQGLNLQIPEFQVFFNDHTLNDFNRLFKSLPQTRRY, from the exons atggctgCAGTCGAGGAAACCAGTAAGTTCTCCGAAGCATATCCAATGAAAGGTGGGGATGGCCCCAACAGCTATGCCAACAACTCAACTTTTCAG AAAGGATATGTGGATGCTGCCAAGGAACTCTTAAGCAAGGCAGTTGCAGAAAAGCTCAACACAGACGTGTTGTTATCTTCTAACACCTTTTGCATTGCTGATTTGGGTTGCTCTGTCGGGCCAAACACATTTATCGCGGTTGAGAACATACTCGAAGCTGTGGAATTCAAGTTTCAGAGCCAAGGGCTGAATTTGCAGATccctgaatttcaagtcttctTTAATGATCATACTCTAAATGATTTTAACAGGCTCTTCAAATCCCTCCCGCAGACCAGGCGATACTAA
- the LOC103409853 gene encoding loganic acid O-methyltransferase-like, giving the protein MAAVEETSKFSEEHPMKGGDGPNSYANNSTLQKGTVDAAKELLSKAVAEELDVNVLLSSNTFYIADLGCSVGPNTFIAVENLLEAVKFKFQSHGLNSQIPEFQVFFNDHTQNDFNRLFKSLPQARRYYAAGLPGSFYGRLFPNASIHFFYSTYALQWLSRVPKEVVDKNSPAWNKRRIHYSNSTDEVVRAYEAQHAEDMECFLNARAQEIADGGMMVLVIPGRPNTLPHSDSVGNVSFQLIGSCLMDMARKGLVSEEKVDTFNIPVYAMTPQELEAAVERNKHFSLKKLETIPHTPVPPTVSPIQLVVSHMRAGFEGIVKQQFGEEILNDLFDLYLKKLEEQPSIIASGTETAIIFLAVLKRK; this is encoded by the exons atggctGCAGTCGAGGAAACAAGTAAGTTCTCCGAAGAGCATCCAATGAAAGGTGGAGATGGCCCCAACAGCTATGCCAACAACTCAACTTTGCAG AAAGGAACTGTGGATGCTGCCAAAGAACTTTTAAGCAAGGCAGTTGCAGAAGAGCTCGACGTAAATGTCTTGTTATCTTCGAACACCTTTTACATTGCTGATTTGGGTTGCTCTGTCGGGCCAAACACATTTATAGCGGTTGAAAACCTACTCGAAGCTGTGAAATTCAAGTTTCAGAGCCATGGGCTGAATTCGCAGATccctgaatttcaagtcttctTTAATGATCATACTCAAAATGATTTTAACAGGCTCTTCAAATCCCTCCCGCAGGCCAGGCGATACTATGCTGCGGGTTTGCCTGGTTCTTTCTACGGTCGCTTATTTCCTAATGCttctattcattttttttattcaacttATGCCCTTCAGTGGCTTTCTAGAGTACCAAAAGAGGTGGTGGACAAAAACAGTCCAGCATGGAACAAAAGACGAATCCATTACTCAAACTCCACTGATGAAGTCGTAAGGGCTTACGAAGCTCAACATGCTGAGGACATGGAGTGCTTTCTGAATGCCAGGGCACAAGAGATTGCAGATGGAGGAATGATGGTACTCGTCATTCCAGGCAGACCCAATACTCTCCCTCATTCTGACTCTGTGGGAAATGTGAGCTTTCAACTTATAGGGTCTTGCCTCATGGACATGGCTAGGAAG GGATTAGTAAGTGAAGAGAAAGTAGATACATTTAACATTCCTGTGTATGCCATGACTCCTCAAGAACTGGAAGCTGCTGTAGAAAGAAATAAACATTTTAGTTTAAAGAAGTTGGAAACAATACCTCACACTCCGGTTCCTCCCACTGTCTCTCCAATCCAACTCGTTGTATCTCACATGAGAGCTGGCTTTGAGGGAATCGTCAAGCAGCAATTCGGAGAAGAAATCTTAAATGATCTCTTTGACTTGTATCTCAAGaaacttgaagagcaaccctccaTCATTGCGTCAGGGACTGAAACTGCAATCATCTTTCTTGCCGTGCTGAAGCGCAAGTAA